Proteins encoded by one window of Streptomyces sp. NBC_01477:
- a CDS encoding SDR family NAD(P)-dependent oxidoreductase, protein MPPLAQEDPQAPPERRRTALVVGGSQGIGRAAAAQLAKEGWTVWTAARRPDPLPAGTAALCVDVRDGDSVRELRGRVGAGTDGLDLLVVTAGGAAVLGRMADITPDDVAEMLAQHVVGAYRVVRAFHDLLAARRGQVVLMLSRMGRAPRMHGHAYGTAKAALEHLAGCLALDLAAAGVRVNCVSPGAVDTAMFRTALPDRDPRTALPADDVGRLIVRLTDPEFGSLNGAVLDLPGDPASRSGPAGPPPYGG, encoded by the coding sequence ATGCCCCCACTGGCCCAGGAGGACCCCCAGGCCCCGCCGGAGCGGCGGCGGACGGCCCTGGTCGTCGGCGGCAGCCAGGGGATCGGCCGGGCCGCCGCCGCGCAACTGGCGAAGGAGGGCTGGACGGTGTGGACCGCCGCGCGACGGCCCGACCCGCTGCCGGCCGGCACCGCAGCGCTGTGCGTCGACGTACGCGACGGGGACTCGGTGCGGGAGTTGCGCGGCCGGGTGGGGGCAGGGACCGACGGGCTCGACCTCCTGGTGGTGACCGCGGGCGGAGCGGCGGTACTGGGAAGGATGGCCGACATCACGCCCGACGACGTCGCGGAGATGCTCGCCCAGCACGTCGTCGGTGCCTACCGCGTGGTGCGGGCGTTCCACGACCTGCTGGCGGCCCGCCGCGGTCAGGTCGTGCTGATGCTGTCCCGGATGGGCCGGGCGCCGCGTATGCACGGCCACGCGTACGGCACGGCCAAGGCCGCGCTGGAGCACCTGGCCGGGTGCCTGGCCCTGGATCTGGCCGCGGCCGGGGTACGCGTCAACTGCGTCAGCCCCGGCGCGGTGGACACCGCCATGTTCCGCACCGCGCTGCCGGACCGCGACCCGCGGACCGCGCTGCCCGCCGACGACGTCGGCCGGCTGATCGTCCGGCTCACCGACCCGGAGTTCGGATCGCTCAACGGCGCGGTCCTCGACCTGCCCGGCGATCCCGCGTCGCGCTCCGGGCCGGCCGGCCCGCCACCGTACGGCGGCTGA
- a CDS encoding phytanoyl-CoA dioxygenase family protein, protein MAGPSASAVERFTDSTDLLPDPEALRARLDEDGYLFLRGQVDVRQLAAVRADFLAAMDEAGWLAGDREERRAVAEKFCVEPMADYRRVYHRAWRSEAFHRLPHSLLDTVVTPVLGEEALLHPRQIGRIVFPSDHSPDGGDYTTPLHQDYVSVQGTPRTCTAWVPLHDVSWEQGPLAVVRGSHRDGVRESTLAYGTGGMEITDVREEDLRSQPFEAGDMLVFHSMTVHRGMPNRTDRFRLSMDFRFQPRSEPINELSLELNSGDLNWESLYAGWERRELAYFWRRGPLTTVPFDTSYEDARNEKAIEFARRGDRRAVSALQRMAVHDRSAERRELARRLLAQLEAPEG, encoded by the coding sequence ATGGCAGGACCTTCCGCTTCCGCGGTCGAACGCTTCACCGACTCCACGGATCTGCTGCCGGACCCCGAAGCGCTGCGGGCCCGGCTCGACGAGGACGGCTACCTCTTCCTGCGCGGCCAGGTGGACGTCCGGCAACTGGCCGCCGTCCGGGCGGACTTCCTGGCCGCCATGGACGAGGCCGGCTGGCTGGCCGGGGACCGGGAGGAACGCCGGGCGGTCGCCGAGAAGTTCTGCGTCGAGCCGATGGCCGACTACCGCCGGGTCTACCACCGCGCCTGGCGCTCGGAGGCCTTCCACCGGCTCCCCCATTCCCTGCTGGACACGGTGGTCACCCCGGTCCTGGGTGAGGAGGCGCTGCTGCACCCGCGGCAGATCGGCCGCATCGTCTTCCCCTCCGACCACTCGCCCGACGGCGGGGACTACACCACTCCGCTGCACCAGGACTACGTCTCCGTACAGGGCACGCCGCGGACCTGCACCGCCTGGGTGCCGCTGCACGACGTGTCGTGGGAACAGGGTCCGCTGGCCGTCGTGCGCGGCTCGCACCGCGACGGGGTGCGCGAGAGCACGCTCGCCTACGGCACCGGCGGGATGGAGATCACCGACGTGCGGGAGGAGGACCTGCGCTCCCAGCCGTTCGAGGCCGGCGACATGCTCGTCTTCCACAGCATGACCGTGCACCGCGGCATGCCCAACCGCACCGACCGCTTCCGGCTGTCGATGGACTTCCGCTTCCAGCCGCGCAGCGAACCCATCAACGAGCTGAGCCTGGAGCTGAACTCCGGCGACCTGAACTGGGAGTCGCTGTACGCCGGGTGGGAACGGCGGGAGCTGGCCTACTTCTGGCGGCGCGGCCCGCTGACCACGGTCCCGTTCGACACCTCCTACGAGGACGCCCGCAACGAGAAGGCGATCGAGTTCGCCCGCCGCGGCGACCGGCGCGCGGTCTCGGCTCTGCAGCGGATGGCGGTGCACGACCGGTCGGCCGAGCGCCGGGAACTGGCCCGGCGGCTGCTGGCACAGTTGGAGGCCCCCGAAGGGTGA
- a CDS encoding Gfo/Idh/MocA family oxidoreductase, giving the protein MKNLLVIGVGPHARRSHLPALAAGQAAGLVGTVRGVDILGAADAAVPYDADDGPRSVPVTLVEPFGSEERTLPDAVRRTLDELVDHQGIDAVVVSTEPAFHLAYTGWALERGLSVLLDKPLGVRTDASTDPAQAAGILTDADDLLARYEAARLRHPEIMVSVQSQRRYHPAFWRLRQLIAEVAEATDCPVTSVQSFHSDGQWRLPDELLDLDYHGYDRGYGKCAHSGYHFFDIIPWLLAAGERGGKVPDAVQVHAQVTRPADFLAQLGVEDHERLFDGFAARNLYSTQDLDTAAHGFGEVDAFISLAFRSAGRTLTLGSLNLVHNGFSQRGNLTPAAGLYKGNGRVRQETHIIQQGPFQALHFHSLQTLDEGVRTGDRHAPGGDRHVEVHVFRNNRLRPAWKAYTRLGHEALTTMSEGQVAVPTQQSSRRRAMGEFLEYVNGRRTREQMRSDLTTHRTAAALMAGAYQSMAARWTGASPEATLSLEPTLPDAPAPAPGTVVGTL; this is encoded by the coding sequence ATGAAGAATCTGCTGGTGATTGGCGTTGGCCCGCACGCTCGCAGATCCCACCTGCCCGCCCTGGCCGCCGGACAGGCGGCCGGCCTCGTCGGCACGGTCCGCGGCGTGGACATCCTGGGCGCCGCGGACGCCGCGGTCCCCTACGACGCCGACGACGGACCCCGATCCGTACCGGTCACCCTGGTCGAGCCGTTCGGCTCGGAGGAGCGGACGCTGCCGGACGCCGTCCGGCGCACCCTGGACGAACTCGTGGACCACCAGGGCATCGACGCGGTGGTGGTGTCCACCGAACCCGCTTTCCACCTGGCCTACACCGGCTGGGCGCTGGAGCGCGGCCTGAGCGTACTGCTGGACAAGCCGCTGGGCGTACGCACCGACGCGTCCACCGACCCCGCGCAGGCAGCGGGCATCCTCACCGACGCGGACGACCTCCTGGCCCGGTACGAGGCCGCCCGGCTGCGCCACCCCGAGATCATGGTGAGCGTGCAGTCGCAGCGCCGCTACCACCCGGCCTTCTGGCGGCTGCGGCAGCTCATCGCGGAGGTCGCCGAGGCGACCGACTGCCCGGTGACCTCCGTGCAGTCCTTCCACAGCGACGGGCAGTGGCGGCTCCCGGACGAACTGCTCGACCTGGACTACCACGGCTACGACCGCGGCTACGGCAAGTGCGCCCACAGCGGCTACCACTTCTTCGACATCATCCCGTGGCTGCTGGCCGCCGGTGAGCGCGGCGGCAAGGTCCCCGACGCGGTGCAGGTGCACGCCCAGGTGACCCGGCCCGCCGACTTCCTCGCGCAGCTCGGCGTCGAGGACCACGAGCGGCTCTTCGACGGCTTCGCCGCCCGCAACCTGTACAGCACGCAGGACCTGGACACCGCGGCCCACGGCTTCGGCGAGGTGGACGCGTTCATCTCGCTGGCCTTCCGGAGCGCCGGCCGCACCCTGACGCTCGGCAGCCTCAACCTCGTGCACAACGGCTTCTCCCAGCGGGGGAACCTCACCCCGGCAGCCGGGCTCTACAAGGGCAACGGACGTGTGCGGCAGGAGACGCACATCATCCAGCAGGGCCCCTTCCAGGCACTGCACTTCCACTCCTTGCAGACCCTGGACGAGGGCGTCCGCACCGGCGACCGCCATGCGCCGGGCGGCGACCGCCACGTCGAGGTGCACGTCTTCCGCAACAACCGCTTGCGGCCCGCGTGGAAGGCGTACACCCGCCTCGGCCACGAGGCGCTGACCACCATGTCGGAGGGCCAGGTGGCGGTCCCGACACAGCAGTCCTCCCGGCGCCGCGCCATGGGGGAGTTCCTGGAGTACGTCAACGGGCGGCGCACCCGCGAGCAGATGCGCTCCGACCTGACCACCCACCGCACGGCCGCCGCCTTGATGGCGGGCGCCTACCAGTCGATGGCCGCCCGGTGGACCGGCGCCTCCCCCGAGGCCACGCTGAGCCTGGAGCCGACACTCCCGGACGCCCCCGCCCCCGCCCCCGGCACGGTGGTGGGCACGCTGTAG
- a CDS encoding sialidase family protein: MKRLAIRSVVLAVALGAGAVLLPGAAALAATGQSAVVSQDCASGGRIQETVVNTAAQATTFTLNWPGKGTWTANVAAHDSGHFFFTQPSGTAYTFRTTTPQGYDQTVSGTLNCAGALHALVGMDCPRNADGSLPASHRLRMTLDNRSATAQTFTVAWPGRSGSPWTVTVPAMSGDSSLYWTVPNGTPYTLNTGAGTWSRTESGTATCGTAAGTPGMNSRTVLGTSTVITGLNGANGLYNGTAKSVRIPALAVTGSGTVIAVADARVDGSADLGGGTNNIQIAMTRSTDSGATFTAPAIIAHAPTTSEGYGDPSLLVDRTTGTVFCFFTYAPKVGVGYYGSTAGDTSATATTNTHIRYITSTDDGATWSAPVDLNPQVRNASWAGMFASSGHGVQLSSGRLVQPLVYHDSAGDHAANLYSDDHGATWHAGTSAGTGVNENKAVQRGTGKVVQNMRSNSGGNRWYATASDTGAANVASPYGASWNSGLLDPGCNADEVSYLRPTDVDTSGRPLLTSTAVLSNAASTSRTDLTVRVSRDDGASWPHEALLKAGASGYSTTAVLNNGTVGDLYEIGDTGGIVFADFTLGWVENA; encoded by the coding sequence GTGAAACGTCTTGCCATCCGATCCGTGGTCCTGGCCGTGGCCCTGGGCGCCGGGGCCGTACTGCTTCCCGGCGCCGCGGCCCTCGCCGCCACCGGCCAGTCGGCCGTCGTCTCCCAGGACTGCGCCTCCGGCGGGCGGATCCAGGAGACCGTCGTCAACACCGCCGCGCAGGCGACCACGTTCACCCTGAACTGGCCGGGCAAGGGCACCTGGACCGCGAACGTGGCCGCGCACGACAGCGGCCACTTCTTCTTCACCCAGCCGTCCGGCACCGCCTACACCTTCCGCACCACCACACCCCAGGGCTACGACCAGACGGTCAGCGGCACCCTGAACTGCGCCGGCGCGCTGCACGCCCTGGTCGGCATGGACTGCCCGCGCAACGCGGACGGGTCCCTGCCCGCCTCGCACCGGCTGCGGATGACCCTGGACAACCGCAGCGCCACCGCGCAGACCTTCACCGTCGCCTGGCCCGGCAGGTCCGGCTCCCCGTGGACGGTCACCGTGCCGGCCATGTCCGGGGACAGCAGCCTGTACTGGACCGTCCCCAACGGCACCCCCTACACCCTGAACACCGGCGCCGGCACCTGGAGCCGTACCGAGTCGGGCACCGCCACCTGCGGCACCGCCGCCGGCACCCCCGGCATGAACTCCCGGACGGTGCTCGGCACCAGCACCGTCATCACCGGCCTGAACGGCGCCAACGGCCTCTACAACGGCACCGCGAAGTCCGTACGCATCCCCGCGCTGGCCGTCACCGGCTCCGGAACCGTCATCGCCGTCGCGGACGCCCGCGTCGACGGCAGCGCCGACCTCGGCGGCGGCACCAACAACATCCAGATCGCCATGACCCGCAGCACCGACAGCGGCGCCACCTTCACCGCCCCGGCGATCATCGCGCACGCCCCCACCACCAGCGAGGGCTACGGGGACCCCAGCCTGCTGGTGGACCGCACCACCGGCACCGTCTTCTGCTTCTTCACCTACGCCCCCAAGGTCGGCGTCGGCTACTACGGCTCCACCGCGGGCGACACCTCCGCGACCGCCACCACCAACACCCACATCCGCTACATCACCTCCACCGACGACGGAGCGACCTGGAGCGCCCCGGTGGACCTCAACCCGCAGGTGCGCAACGCAAGCTGGGCGGGCATGTTCGCCTCCTCAGGACACGGCGTCCAGCTGTCCTCCGGCCGCCTGGTCCAGCCGCTGGTCTACCACGACTCCGCCGGCGACCATGCCGCCAACCTCTACTCCGACGACCACGGCGCCACCTGGCACGCCGGCACCTCCGCCGGGACCGGCGTCAACGAGAACAAGGCCGTCCAGCGCGGCACCGGCAAGGTCGTGCAGAACATGCGCTCCAACTCCGGCGGCAACCGCTGGTACGCCACCGCCAGCGACACCGGCGCCGCGAACGTCGCCTCGCCGTACGGCGCGAGCTGGAACTCCGGCCTGCTCGACCCGGGCTGCAACGCGGACGAGGTGTCCTACCTCAGGCCCACCGACGTCGACACGTCCGGCCGCCCGCTGCTGACCTCGACCGCCGTCCTGAGCAACGCCGCCAGCACCTCCCGCACCGACCTCACCGTGCGGGTCAGCCGCGACGACGGCGCGAGCTGGCCGCACGAGGCGCTCCTCAAGGCCGGCGCGAGCGGCTACTCCACCACTGCCGTGCTGAACAACGGCACCGTGGGCGACCTCTACGAGATCGGCGACACCGGCGGCATCGTCTTCGCCGACTTCACCCTCGGCTGGGTCGAGAACGCCTGA
- a CDS encoding glycosyl hydrolase family 95 catalytic domain-containing protein, producing the protein MSPRPDPEPPAYPMPSPGMTRREVLRSASVLGAVLALSSLPEFTASAAPGTAVTPAALVPDADAVTLWYSSPATESVIMEQGLPIGNGRLGAMVTSHPSQDAIHLTDATLWTGGSNPTLGSDGQFPYDTTAFGTFGQLATAYLNIPAHTTAAISGYRRTLDLSNGLVVTGYSLGGVTYRREVCASAPDDVVVVRLSQSGGGSYTGSLSLSGTRGESVSADPGTASVSFSAALANALRYAAVVRVAGTGGSVSASGSKVTFTGCQEVLLVISGGTNYTADASAGFKNATADPLTIARTKAGTAAAVAGAALLATHAADYQRLQQTMTVDLGVSTAAQRAMDTAARLTARAAAGAAPDPELEASYLQFGRYLMICGSRSSLPLNLQGLWVDRNDPSWMGDYHTDINVQMNYWLPDRTGLAGCFDAFTDYCLSQYPVWQDTTAKLFDDTRNGFRNTSGKVAGWTVAISTNPFGGNGWWWHPAGSAWLSNALYDHYAYTQDTAHLTKIYPLLKGACQFWEARLVTVAVTGADGTTRQVLVDDHDWSPEQGPTDARGITYAQELVWQLFQNYRAAAAALGKDSGYAATVAGLQSRLHLPQVSATTGWLEEWMTDANLGDTTHRHLSPLIGLFPGDRISLQDSPADLVAGATALLTARGMVSFGWASAWRAACWARLKNADKAYQLVQAVMKPSVNHSNGTGINMFDMYQLGSTSSVFQIDANFGTPSAMVEMLVQSRPGRIELLPALPSAWAASGAVTGIGARGGFSVDLAWSAGQVTSATVRGKAGATTTVVAGVWSRQVTLPAAGAVTVAPTAVGQVVNRLSGKAADISGGSTAAGAALIQYTPGGGANQRFRFVPTGGGIFRIACTHDALAWDVSGGTTADGAKVVQWTPSDAANQQWRLTETGDGYLTIACVRSGKVLGITGAATTDLATVEQQTANGTAGQQWRFVPA; encoded by the coding sequence ATGTCCCCGCGTCCCGACCCCGAACCGCCCGCATACCCGATGCCCTCCCCGGGGATGACCCGGCGCGAAGTCCTGCGCTCCGCCTCCGTCCTGGGGGCGGTACTCGCGCTCTCCTCGCTTCCCGAGTTCACCGCCTCCGCGGCGCCGGGGACCGCGGTCACCCCGGCCGCCCTGGTCCCCGACGCCGACGCGGTCACCCTCTGGTACAGCAGTCCCGCCACCGAGTCCGTGATCATGGAGCAGGGCCTGCCGATCGGCAACGGGCGGCTCGGCGCGATGGTCACCAGCCACCCCTCGCAGGACGCGATCCACCTGACGGACGCCACCCTGTGGACCGGCGGAAGCAATCCCACGCTCGGCTCCGACGGCCAGTTCCCCTACGACACCACCGCGTTCGGCACCTTCGGGCAATTGGCCACGGCGTACCTGAACATCCCCGCGCACACCACCGCGGCGATCTCCGGCTACCGGCGCACCCTCGACCTCAGCAACGGCCTGGTCGTCACCGGCTACTCGCTCGGCGGTGTCACCTACCGGCGCGAGGTCTGCGCCAGCGCGCCGGACGACGTGGTCGTCGTCCGGCTCAGCCAGAGCGGCGGCGGCTCGTACACCGGATCGCTGTCGCTGTCCGGCACCCGCGGCGAGTCCGTCTCCGCGGACCCGGGCACCGCGAGCGTCTCCTTCAGCGCCGCGCTCGCCAACGCGCTGCGGTACGCGGCCGTCGTGAGGGTCGCCGGCACCGGCGGCAGCGTGTCGGCGTCCGGCAGCAAGGTGACGTTCACCGGCTGCCAGGAGGTGCTGCTGGTCATCAGCGGCGGCACCAACTACACCGCCGACGCCTCGGCCGGCTTCAAGAACGCCACCGCCGACCCGCTCACGATCGCCCGCACGAAGGCCGGCACGGCGGCGGCCGTGGCCGGCGCCGCCCTGCTGGCCACCCATGCGGCCGACTACCAGCGGCTCCAGCAGACCATGACCGTCGACCTCGGCGTGTCCACCGCGGCCCAGCGCGCCATGGACACCGCCGCCCGGCTCACCGCCCGCGCCGCCGCGGGTGCCGCACCCGACCCCGAACTGGAGGCGTCCTACCTTCAGTTCGGCCGCTACCTGATGATCTGCGGCTCCCGGAGCAGCCTCCCGCTGAATCTCCAGGGGTTGTGGGTGGACCGCAACGACCCCTCGTGGATGGGCGATTACCACACCGACATCAACGTCCAGATGAACTACTGGCTGCCGGACAGGACCGGTCTCGCGGGGTGCTTCGACGCCTTCACCGACTACTGCCTCAGCCAGTACCCCGTCTGGCAGGACACCACCGCCAAGCTGTTCGACGACACCCGCAACGGCTTCCGCAACACCTCGGGCAAGGTGGCCGGGTGGACCGTCGCCATCTCCACCAACCCCTTCGGCGGCAACGGCTGGTGGTGGCACCCGGCGGGCAGCGCCTGGCTGTCCAACGCGCTCTACGACCACTACGCGTACACGCAGGACACCGCCCACCTGACGAAGATCTACCCGCTGCTTAAGGGCGCCTGCCAGTTCTGGGAGGCCCGGCTCGTCACCGTCGCGGTCACCGGCGCCGACGGCACCACCCGGCAGGTCCTGGTCGACGACCACGACTGGTCGCCCGAGCAGGGTCCCACCGACGCCCGGGGCATCACCTACGCCCAGGAACTCGTCTGGCAGCTCTTCCAGAACTACCGGGCCGCGGCGGCGGCGCTCGGCAAGGACAGCGGCTACGCGGCCACCGTCGCCGGCCTGCAGAGCCGGCTCCACCTGCCCCAGGTCAGCGCCACGACGGGCTGGCTGGAGGAGTGGATGACCGACGCCAACCTCGGCGACACGACGCACCGGCACCTGTCGCCGCTGATCGGTCTCTTCCCCGGCGACCGGATCAGCCTCCAGGACTCCCCCGCGGACCTGGTCGCCGGGGCCACCGCCCTGCTGACGGCCCGGGGCATGGTCAGCTTCGGCTGGGCCAGCGCCTGGCGGGCGGCCTGCTGGGCCCGGCTGAAGAACGCCGACAAGGCGTACCAGCTGGTCCAGGCGGTGATGAAGCCGTCGGTGAACCACAGCAACGGCACCGGCATCAACATGTTCGACATGTACCAGCTGGGCTCCACCAGCTCGGTCTTCCAGATCGACGCCAACTTCGGGACGCCCTCGGCGATGGTCGAGATGCTGGTGCAGTCCCGGCCGGGACGTATCGAGCTGCTCCCGGCGCTGCCGTCCGCCTGGGCGGCGTCGGGGGCCGTGACCGGCATCGGCGCGCGCGGGGGATTCAGCGTCGATCTGGCCTGGAGCGCGGGCCAGGTCACCAGCGCGACGGTACGCGGCAAGGCCGGCGCGACCACCACCGTCGTCGCCGGGGTCTGGAGCCGGCAGGTCACCCTGCCCGCCGCCGGTGCGGTGACGGTCGCGCCCACCGCCGTCGGCCAGGTCGTCAACCGGCTCAGCGGGAAGGCCGCCGACATCTCCGGCGGGTCCACCGCGGCGGGCGCGGCGCTGATCCAGTACACCCCGGGCGGCGGCGCCAACCAGCGCTTCCGGTTCGTCCCGACCGGCGGCGGCATCTTCCGGATCGCGTGCACGCATGACGCGCTGGCATGGGACGTCTCCGGCGGCACCACCGCCGACGGCGCCAAGGTCGTCCAGTGGACCCCCTCGGACGCCGCCAACCAGCAGTGGCGGCTCACCGAAACCGGCGACGGCTACCTGACGATCGCCTGTGTCCGCAGCGGCAAGGTCCTCGGCATCACCGGCGCGGCGACCACCGACCTCGCCACGGTGGAGCAGCAGACCGCCAACGGCACCGCCGGCCAGCAGTGGAGATTCGTCCCCGCCTGA